Part of the Bacteroidota bacterium genome, AATAATCTCATTAGCTTGGCAATGCTATCAGGTCTAAATTTTGTCCCTTCAAGGAATTCTTTGCTTGCTGATGCATAAAGCAAACCCACAACTCCTGCAACATGAGGTGATGATGCGGATGTACCGCCAAAATATTCGTAACCAAAAGCATTAAAAGTAGTACTGCCTGTTGTATAAACATCTTCACCGGGAGCACCAAGGTCAACATGTGTTACTCCATAACCTGCTGATTCTTTCATATCTGTATTGTTTGTATTTGTAACACAAATTAAATATTTGCTTGGGCAAGTGCTTGGCAGGTCGCCTTTTACATCAACATCAATATTCATATTGGAAGTGGCTGCGGCATTTACTATCCCATACTTTCCGAGTGAATCATACATAGCACACCAAAGCGGAGCATCGGTAGCTTTACCGAAATCTACTCCCCATGAGGAGTTAGAAGAAACAATATAAGCACCTTTTTCCCCATCTGTTTGATTATATATTTTCCT contains:
- a CDS encoding S8/S53 family peptidase, with product RKIYNQTDGEKGAYIVSSNSSWGVDFGKATDAPLWCAMYDSLGKYGIVNAAATSNMNIDVDVKGDLPSTCPSKYLICVTNTNNTDMKESAGYGVTHVDLGAPGEDVYTTGSTTFNAFGYEYFGGTSASSPHVAGVVGLLYASASKEFLEGTKFRPDSIAKLMRLFIMKGTDKNNSLIAKTVSGGRLNAFGAIQSMREFCDSTISIKSANANLQAVSIFPNPAHNNLIVRILSTNKSQIEIQITDICGRLLINEKIEMPAGRFDKSINISSLSTGIYLINIIDNKSNLLLHKKIIVR